Proteins found in one Spirosoma rhododendri genomic segment:
- a CDS encoding response regulator: MKTILVIEDKKEVRENIAEMLKLARYEVVQASDGRQGVALARSTDPDLILCDIMMPELDGYGVLHILSKDPNTARTPFIFLTAKVDQHQIRSGMNLGADDYLTKPIDDIDLLAAVELRLKKAGQMQQHVDQPGLTGFLNALRQVQACPYSTFRYAKKQVLYAEGDTPANLYYIRSGQVKHTKTDASANVFITALAGKGDFVGLPDLLQDTPYTESAEVLHDAEICLIPQAELLTLLTSHADIGAYFMRLLASEVKQRNERLLKLAYQPVRKRVVEALLLVYRKFYSLPDDPINTPLEQDISSTPFMTLSRENWAQLVGASMETVIRVLSDLRAEGMIKLSGNQITLLDIDRLLRLKH, translated from the coding sequence ATGAAGACGATTCTGGTCATTGAAGACAAGAAGGAAGTTCGCGAAAACATCGCGGAGATGCTGAAACTGGCCCGGTATGAGGTCGTTCAGGCCAGTGACGGCCGGCAGGGCGTTGCTCTTGCCCGTTCAACCGACCCCGATCTGATTCTGTGCGATATCATGATGCCTGAACTGGATGGCTACGGTGTTCTGCATATTCTGTCTAAGGACCCTAATACGGCCCGAACACCCTTTATTTTTCTAACGGCAAAAGTTGATCAGCATCAGATCCGCAGCGGCATGAACCTGGGGGCGGACGACTACCTGACCAAACCCATCGACGATATTGACCTGCTGGCGGCCGTTGAACTTCGGCTCAAAAAAGCCGGACAAATGCAGCAACACGTCGATCAGCCTGGACTGACCGGGTTTCTGAACGCGTTGCGTCAGGTACAGGCATGCCCTTATTCGACCTTTCGCTACGCCAAAAAACAGGTACTCTACGCGGAGGGCGACACGCCGGCGAATTTGTACTATATCCGGAGCGGGCAGGTCAAGCATACCAAAACGGATGCTTCGGCCAATGTGTTTATTACGGCACTGGCTGGTAAGGGTGATTTTGTGGGTTTGCCCGACCTGTTGCAGGACACCCCCTACACGGAATCTGCCGAGGTACTGCATGACGCGGAGATCTGTTTAATCCCCCAGGCTGAACTGCTGACGTTATTAACCAGTCACGCTGATATTGGTGCTTACTTCATGCGCCTGCTGGCGAGCGAGGTAAAGCAGCGCAATGAGCGCCTGCTCAAACTAGCCTACCAGCCCGTTCGCAAACGGGTAGTGGAGGCCTTACTACTCGTTTACCGAAAATTCTATTCTCTTCCAGACGACCCGATAAACACGCCACTCGAGCAGGACATCAGTTCGACTCCATTCATGACATTGTCGCGGGAGAACTGGGCGCAACTGGTGGGTGCGTCGATGGAAACGGTTATCCGGGTACTGAGTGATTTGCGTGCCGAAGGGATGATTAAACTGTCAGGTAACCAGATTACCTTACTGGACATCGACCGGCTACTCCGGCTCAAACATTGA
- a CDS encoding cation:proton antiporter domain-containing protein — protein MFLPQERSCLLHRLIHGAIARYFAILIPFVLARRWLDLDDKAPLMLTWGGLRGGLSIAMALSIDSSVVHKEFIVTITYVVVLFSVIGQGLTLNRVIRRLYPESQ, from the coding sequence ATGTTTCTTCCGCAAGAAAGAAGTTGCCTTCTTCACAGACTAATTCACGGAGCTATAGCACGTTATTTCGCCATTCTTATTCCCTTTGTGCTAGCTCGTCGATGGCTGGATCTCGATGATAAAGCGCCCCTAATGCTAACCTGGGGTGGCTTGCGGGGCGGATTGTCGATTGCCATGGCTTTATCCATCGACAGTAGTGTAGTCCATAAAGAATTCATTGTCACCATTACCTATGTGGTAGTACTGTTTTCAGTGATTGGCCAGGGCTTAACCTTAAATCGAGTCATTCGCCGGCTTTATCCGGAAAGCCAATAG
- a CDS encoding response regulator yields the protein MDDFNPPPATNRRTIQRTRILLIDDNPDQCDIIQTVLHDCMPEVDLSIASTGESAFNQLRHCLDAKQVLPRLILLDLYLPLAEDGFRIIEQAKSSDSPYRLVPITLLSQSVRQPDVQRGYDLGANSYIAKPTSYAQWLLYMESLRDYWWHTVTPPPG from the coding sequence ATGGATGATTTCAACCCGCCACCGGCCACAAATCGGCGAACTATTCAGAGGACTAGAATTCTTTTGATCGACGACAATCCCGATCAGTGCGATATAATTCAGACTGTGCTGCACGATTGTATGCCAGAAGTAGATTTGTCGATCGCTTCCACCGGAGAATCAGCGTTTAACCAGCTTCGCCACTGTCTGGATGCTAAGCAGGTCTTGCCCCGGTTGATTTTGCTGGATTTGTATCTTCCGCTCGCCGAAGATGGATTCCGCATTATTGAACAAGCAAAAAGCAGCGATTCTCCTTACCGCCTGGTTCCCATCACCCTGTTGTCCCAGTCAGTCAGGCAGCCAGATGTTCAGCGAGGCTATGATCTGGGTGCCAACTCCTACATTGCCAAACCTACCAGTTATGCTCAGTGGCTACTCTACATGGAGTCGTTGCGGGACTACTGGTGGCATACGGTTACCCCGCCCCCAGGCTAA
- a CDS encoding RNA polymerase sigma factor has protein sequence MFADKSELELIKQISLGDQVAFGHLYRRYRRALLHSITLIVKEPMAAEDALHDTYLKVWQKATSYDPQRGGVYNWLLNLARNTAIDTLRHRNRLDQLELTEANTAELFTQWPSVEDIGLRFYIDQRLTSRQRHLLELRYWQDQTLSDIAGQLTLPLGTVKTTLRQTLRMLRPLLAADYALSR, from the coding sequence ATGTTTGCAGACAAGAGCGAATTGGAATTGATTAAGCAAATAAGTCTAGGCGATCAGGTGGCTTTTGGTCACTTGTACAGGCGGTATCGCCGAGCCTTACTGCACTCGATTACGCTGATTGTCAAAGAGCCAATGGCGGCCGAAGATGCCTTGCATGACACGTATCTGAAAGTATGGCAAAAAGCGACTTCCTATGACCCCCAACGAGGCGGAGTCTACAATTGGTTACTCAATCTGGCCCGTAACACGGCTATCGACACATTGCGTCACCGGAACAGGCTTGACCAGCTTGAGCTGACTGAAGCCAATACGGCGGAGTTATTCACCCAGTGGCCATCGGTTGAGGACATTGGGTTACGATTTTACATTGATCAACGACTGACCAGTCGTCAACGTCATCTGCTTGAGCTTCGTTATTGGCAGGATCAGACTCTGAGCGATATAGCCGGGCAATTGACGCTACCCCTAGGAACGGTTAAAACCACGCTACGGCAGACACTACGAATGCTACGTCCCCTGCTAGCAGCTGATTACGCATTAAGTCGATGA
- a CDS encoding sensor histidine kinase — MENPPTQQPYENDPVNRHLIRLEQMNQELIQQITNCRQELDQAQSALGEARIVLAQRYRLEVEQDRLLTQERGLNELKSNFITLASHEFRTPMMTILSSASLIGRYSGSEEGDERERHVQRIKAAVNSLTTMLNDFLAISQIDQYVPDSSTQSLDVTALCREVIMAVQTTAKPQQRFHYQPQTGPLQLQLDRQLLERILVNLLTNASKYSPDDTDIQLTSTIWNRRVLFTVADQGIGIPDSDKDRLFTHFFRSRNANHMQGVGLGLYLAKRYAELLGGSITFTSKLEQGTTFTVELPLLTGRA; from the coding sequence ATGGAAAACCCGCCCACTCAACAACCGTATGAGAACGACCCTGTCAACCGTCACCTGATTCGGCTTGAACAGATGAATCAGGAATTAATCCAGCAGATCACCAACTGCCGGCAGGAACTTGACCAGGCGCAATCGGCCCTTGGTGAAGCGCGGATCGTGTTAGCTCAGCGGTATCGACTGGAAGTGGAACAGGATCGGTTGCTGACGCAGGAACGCGGATTGAATGAATTGAAATCGAACTTCATTACGCTGGCATCCCACGAATTTCGCACGCCGATGATGACGATTCTATCGTCTGCTTCCCTCATTGGTCGCTATAGTGGTTCGGAAGAGGGCGATGAGCGGGAGCGTCATGTGCAACGGATCAAAGCGGCCGTAAACAGTTTAACAACCATGCTCAATGATTTTCTAGCAATCAGTCAGATTGATCAATACGTTCCAGACAGCAGCACCCAGTCGCTGGACGTAACCGCACTGTGCCGGGAAGTGATTATGGCGGTACAAACTACGGCCAAACCTCAACAGCGCTTTCATTATCAGCCGCAGACAGGACCACTGCAGCTACAACTGGACCGTCAGCTTCTCGAACGCATTCTGGTCAATTTATTGACCAATGCCAGTAAGTATTCCCCTGACGATACGGATATTCAGTTGACCAGCACGATCTGGAACAGGCGGGTTCTTTTTACTGTAGCCGACCAGGGAATCGGAATTCCCGATTCGGATAAAGACAGGCTGTTTACCCATTTTTTTCGTTCCCGTAATGCTAATCACATGCAGGGTGTGGGCCTAGGGCTATACCTGGCGAAACGCTATGCTGAACTGCTGGGGGGCTCCATTACTTTCACGAGTAAGCTGGAACAGGGAACTACCTTTACGGTCGAGTTGCCATTACTAACCGGACGGGCATGA
- a CDS encoding PH domain-containing protein — translation METLNFKTNIQTSNDVAAVTQPLNDIEQVDGWNLNTDSPDFLLTVQTTDNRIADQVEEAIRKRVLRLL, via the coding sequence ATGGAAACACTCAACTTCAAGACCAACATCCAAACTAGTAATGATGTGGCGGCCGTTACACAGCCCCTCAACGACATCGAACAGGTCGATGGCTGGAACCTGAATACCGATAGCCCAGATTTCCTGCTAACGGTTCAAACCACCGATAATCGCATCGCGGACCAGGTAGAGGAGGCTATTCGGAAGCGGGTTTTGAGGCTACTCTGA
- a CDS encoding transposase: protein MHSQVSDVFIIKQLDKLIALYEKQMVDIGKAIEKLLRDDQALKASVDRLCAVKGLGLLSVATLVAETNGFTGFDNVRQVVSFAAGPPGGYDVVENQSGQRVGKTRISKKGNSRIRRILYMPALNAVRFGEPSCAALYERIYERSHIKMKAYVAVQKKLLTLCFSLWKSGTLYQPNHSPMMSKNEFPVKKVGPTSGPTQDQSALAELSFG from the coding sequence ATGCATAGCCAAGTCAGTGATGTGTTCATCATCAAACAGTTAGATAAGCTCATCGCCTTGTATGAGAAGCAAATGGTTGACATTGGCAAAGCGATCGAGAAGCTGTTACGGGATGATCAGGCACTCAAAGCAAGCGTTGATCGACTCTGTGCAGTAAAGGGATTGGGCTTGCTATCAGTAGCGACATTAGTAGCCGAGACTAACGGCTTTACCGGCTTTGATAACGTGCGTCAGGTAGTCAGCTTTGCCGCCGGGCCGCCGGGCGGCTATGATGTGGTGGAAAACCAATCCGGCCAGCGGGTAGGTAAGACGCGCATCTCGAAAAAGGGTAACAGCCGAATAAGGCGTATTCTTTACATGCCCGCTTTAAACGCGGTTCGGTTTGGCGAACCAAGCTGTGCTGCTCTCTACGAACGCATTTATGAGCGCAGCCACATTAAGATGAAGGCTTACGTAGCAGTCCAGAAGAAGTTACTGACTTTATGCTTTTCGCTTTGGAAAAGTGGTACTCTCTATCAACCCAATCATTCGCCCATGATGAGCAAAAACGAATTTCCCGTTAAAAAAGTAGGCCCGACTAGCGGGCCTACACAGGATCAATCTGCCTTGGCAGAGTTGTCCTTTGGTTAA
- a CDS encoding IS110 family transposase, translating to MSKHYKQTDLPIRCVMESTGVYHEQLAWYLFNADGAISVILPNKAKHYLKSLGHKSKNDKIDAQGLARMGLEQQLPLWQPLSKNIYSLRLLTRQHQRLQELKNQSDNRPGGPTKALRHA from the coding sequence ATTAGCAAGCATTATAAGCAGACTGACCTACCTATTCGGTGTGTAATGGAATCGACCGGCGTCTATCATGAGCAATTGGCTTGGTATCTATTCAACGCAGATGGAGCCATTAGTGTGATTTTACCTAACAAGGCCAAACACTATCTGAAAAGCCTGGGCCATAAGTCTAAAAACGATAAGATCGATGCTCAGGGTCTAGCGCGTATGGGCCTGGAGCAACAGTTGCCTTTATGGCAACCGCTATCGAAAAACATTTACTCACTTCGTTTACTGACTCGTCAGCATCAACGGTTGCAAGAATTAAAAAATCAATCGGACAACCGCCCGGGCGGCCCCACAAAAGCACTCCGTCATGCATAG
- a CDS encoding fatty acid desaturase, whose product MAFIDNVLQQPTYGWSDKAGNLIIPTKKQLFTEAFSRVNILRTRKNWISAISWLMATCMVPFLLVFTFRYFSLPLLGLLVLYSMVIMSTQATIWFHRYSTHRAYTFSHPIWRFVTQNLVLRTFPEEIYVVSHHVHHAKSDQPGDPYNAQAGLLYCMLSDVNHQSITKDLSEADYTKAAGFLRHTGVWINSYKAYQKWGSIASPVYTVGLWVLNWSFWYTVFFLIGGHGLACALFSGAFFWFVLVRAFNYTGHGKGQQKHVDGVDFDRRNLSLNQIRPGLFSGEWHNNHHLYPSSARAGFLRFQLDLAWLYILGLYKLGAVASYRDSKKEFLQKYVFTR is encoded by the coding sequence ATGGCTTTTATTGACAACGTGCTCCAGCAACCCACGTATGGTTGGAGCGACAAAGCTGGTAACTTAATTATTCCCACTAAAAAGCAGCTCTTCACCGAAGCGTTTTCCCGCGTTAACATCCTGAGAACCCGAAAGAACTGGATATCGGCCATTAGCTGGCTGATGGCCACCTGCATGGTTCCTTTCCTGTTAGTGTTTACGTTCAGGTATTTTTCGCTGCCCTTGCTGGGGCTGCTCGTGCTTTATAGTATGGTCATTATGAGCACCCAGGCCACCATCTGGTTTCATCGATACAGTACGCACAGAGCGTATACCTTCAGCCACCCGATCTGGCGATTCGTTACGCAGAACCTGGTTCTACGTACTTTCCCGGAAGAAATTTACGTGGTTTCGCACCATGTTCACCACGCCAAATCGGATCAGCCGGGCGACCCCTATAATGCCCAAGCGGGTTTGCTGTACTGTATGCTGTCGGACGTAAACCATCAGAGCATTACCAAAGATTTATCGGAAGCTGACTACACGAAGGCCGCCGGTTTTTTACGTCATACCGGTGTGTGGATCAACTCCTATAAAGCCTACCAGAAGTGGGGCTCCATTGCGTCTCCGGTATATACCGTCGGCTTGTGGGTACTGAACTGGTCGTTCTGGTACACGGTCTTTTTTCTGATTGGTGGTCATGGCCTGGCCTGCGCCTTATTTAGCGGGGCCTTTTTCTGGTTCGTTCTGGTGCGGGCTTTTAACTACACCGGGCACGGGAAAGGGCAGCAAAAACACGTCGACGGCGTAGACTTTGACCGGCGAAACCTGTCGCTGAATCAGATCAGGCCCGGTCTTTTTTCGGGCGAGTGGCACAACAACCATCATCTGTATCCAAGCAGTGCCCGGGCCGGCTTTCTGCGGTTTCAGCTTGATCTGGCCTGGCTCTACATTCTGGGTCTGTATAAGCTGGGCGCAGTAGCTTCCTACCGGGATAGCAAAAAAGAGTTTCTTCAGAAGTATGTGTTCACCAGGTAA
- a CDS encoding IS630 family transposase, with the protein MDESACYLLPFVAHSWAPRGQTPLLLEQAGRAHLSLIAAVSPTGRLYLAGQDQPFTSEDITWFLGKLCWQYRRQNMLVIWDGAAIHRSQTVRNWLQSRPGRVHLERLPAYSPMLNPVELVWSQLKRSLKNRVFTSLESLQAAVMDQIDFLQADRRRIQCFFRKKEVAFFTD; encoded by the coding sequence GTGGACGAGTCAGCCTGCTATTTGTTGCCTTTTGTGGCCCACAGTTGGGCTCCCCGTGGCCAAACACCGCTGCTGTTAGAACAAGCGGGACGGGCCCACTTAAGCCTAATTGCGGCTGTCTCTCCAACGGGTCGATTGTATCTGGCGGGTCAAGATCAACCCTTTACTAGTGAGGATATAACATGGTTTCTAGGCAAACTCTGCTGGCAGTATCGCCGTCAAAACATGCTGGTGATCTGGGATGGGGCGGCTATCCATCGATCACAAACCGTTCGGAACTGGCTGCAAAGCCGACCAGGGCGGGTTCATCTGGAGCGTTTACCCGCCTACAGTCCCATGCTCAACCCAGTAGAGTTGGTCTGGAGCCAATTAAAGCGGTCGCTAAAGAATCGGGTCTTCACGAGCTTAGAATCGCTTCAGGCTGCGGTGATGGACCAAATTGATTTTTTACAGGCCGACCGAAGGCGAATTCAATGTTTCTTCCGCAAGAAAGAAGTTGCCTTCTTCACAGACTAA
- a CDS encoding ATP-binding protein, with translation MTSSTNDFNLQRKQLAAYLAAHQEIILNYWRMTCAPDEALQEGAHLSGEELAGLLPLLLTFFTRGIAGENQENELVDSLCQHQIHRWHYSYSLENLLTEFDNFYTGLDTEIQDFLKEYPQTRPGIIVLAYSQLRQLVKLVNASVVLPVDQLRQTRADGQVKILQAALDRLQQKNNQRVSQLHQVAHDMHNYLGIITTATSLLQKVITADDQAKYRDMISRNVNAATHRLNQLLTNAQAE, from the coding sequence ATGACTAGCTCAACTAATGATTTCAACCTACAGCGCAAGCAGTTAGCCGCCTACCTAGCTGCGCATCAGGAAATCATTCTGAATTACTGGCGGATGACATGCGCCCCGGATGAAGCCCTTCAAGAGGGTGCCCATTTGTCCGGGGAGGAACTAGCCGGTTTACTGCCGCTCTTGCTAACTTTTTTTACGCGAGGTATTGCGGGGGAGAACCAGGAAAATGAGCTGGTGGACAGCCTATGTCAACACCAGATTCACCGCTGGCACTACAGTTATTCCCTGGAGAATCTGCTGACGGAGTTCGACAACTTTTACACCGGTCTGGATACAGAAATCCAGGATTTTCTGAAGGAGTATCCCCAAACTCGTCCTGGCATTATTGTACTGGCCTATAGCCAGCTACGTCAATTGGTGAAATTAGTCAATGCAAGTGTAGTGCTACCGGTCGATCAGTTACGGCAAACGAGGGCCGACGGACAGGTGAAAATCCTTCAAGCCGCGCTTGACAGGCTCCAGCAGAAAAACAATCAACGCGTGAGTCAACTACATCAGGTTGCCCACGATATGCACAATTACTTGGGAATCATAACCACAGCAACCAGCTTGTTACAAAAAGTGATTACAGCCGATGATCAGGCAAAATACCGGGACATGATAAGCCGGAATGTGAATGCTGCCACCCACCGGTTAAACCAACTGCTGACGAACGCGCAGGCGGAGTAA
- a CDS encoding IS3 family transposase, with protein sequence MTGPPAGRKGNCWDNAVAKSFFKTFKSELVNHVAFQTRAEARLATFEYIEG encoded by the coding sequence ATGACGGGGCCACCCGCTGGTCGCAAGGGAAACTGCTGGGACAACGCGGTAGCGAAGAGTTTTTTCAAGACGTTTAAAAGTGAATTAGTGAACCATGTCGCATTCCAGACGCGGGCTGAAGCTCGATTGGCCACCTTCGAGTATATAGAAGGTTGA
- a CDS encoding cation:proton antiporter domain-containing protein — protein sequence MLYGLALGYGLYRLLRSINHYQTEVLLTIAGVMGGYLLAQKLHISGPLAMVVAGLFVGDHAREHAMSRQTEDYIDKFWELLDSMLNALLFVLMGLEVLVIDVGSTPWSLYVLVILLVVLLMGE from the coding sequence GTGCTCTACGGACTAGCCTTAGGCTACGGGCTATATCGCCTGTTACGCTCCATCAACCATTATCAAACGGAAGTCCTGCTCACGATAGCGGGGGTGATGGGTGGGTATCTACTCGCGCAGAAACTCCATATTTCGGGACCGCTGGCCATGGTCGTGGCGGGTCTGTTTGTGGGTGATCACGCCCGGGAACATGCCATGAGTCGCCAGACGGAAGACTACATCGACAAATTCTGGGAATTGCTCGATAGCATGTTAAATGCGCTCTTGTTTGTGCTGATGGGGTTGGAAGTGCTGGTGATTGATGTGGGAAGCACACCCTGGAGTCTGTACGTACTGGTCATTCTGCTGGTTGTGTTATTGATGGGTGAGTAA
- a CDS encoding IS3 family transposase encodes MKQRQLLADIRQIRTQSQGRYGSPCIADELREQGVKASRNRVALLMCQAAIHSIMYKKYWVQATDSRHDI; translated from the coding sequence ATGAAACAACGTCAGTTACTGGCTGACATCCGCCAGATACGTACTCAGAGTCAGGGCCGTTACGGTAGTCCATGCATTGCCGACGAACTGCGGGAACAGGGTGTAAAAGCATCGCGAAACCGGGTGGCCCTGCTGATGTGCCAAGCGGCTATTCACAGTATCATGTACAAGAAATACTGGGTTCAGGCCACAGACTCAAGGCATGATATTTAG
- a CDS encoding helix-turn-helix domain-containing protein, translating to MATYKQADYEALRHRCVELKQTGWKQADIARAFGLTPAWVSQTLKTFRQQGETGLITGKRTGAPPRLTIEQLDELTAELTKGAEHHGFSGQVWTRLRINQVINKLFGVSYDPSQIGRLLKKVGWSRQKPARQARQQDPQAVANWQAERLPALKKSAN from the coding sequence ATGGCTACTTACAAACAAGCAGATTATGAAGCCCTGCGCCATCGCTGTGTCGAACTTAAGCAAACCGGATGGAAGCAGGCCGATATCGCCCGGGCATTTGGTCTGACACCTGCCTGGGTCAGTCAGACGCTCAAAACCTTTCGTCAACAGGGGGAGACCGGCTTAATAACCGGCAAACGGACCGGGGCACCACCCCGGCTGACAATAGAGCAACTCGATGAGTTAACCGCCGAGTTGACTAAAGGCGCGGAACACCACGGCTTTTCAGGCCAAGTCTGGACTCGATTACGCATCAACCAGGTTATTAACAAACTCTTTGGTGTTAGCTATGATCCGTCTCAGATCGGACGGCTACTCAAAAAAGTGGGTTGGAGCCGACAAAAACCGGCCCGGCAAGCCCGCCAGCAAGATCCGCAGGCCGTGGCCAACTGGCAAGCCGAGCGACTACCCGCGCTCAAAAAAAGCGCAAACTGA